In Erigeron canadensis isolate Cc75 chromosome 1, C_canadensis_v1, whole genome shotgun sequence, a single window of DNA contains:
- the LOC122610787 gene encoding cysteine protease ATG4-like, protein MKNTPDGTDSSSTDSPNRICAFICSEAGPSNHRSLKSSLWSGFLVSAFSVFNTHSESRDFQKKNQQISTRGHGWTAAVKRVINSGSMRRIQERVLGCKTISNSLSDIWLLGVCYKICLEDPSQEPVNTIGYATFSEDFSSRILMTYRKGFAPIGDSKYTSDVNWGCMVRSSQMLVAQALVMNRLGRSWRKPLHQPFDRHYIELIHMFGDSEDSPFSIHNLLKSGEGYALAPGSWVGPYAMCRTWETLARRKLEENQADKSIPMAIYVVSGDEDGERGGAPVLCIEDALRNCSEFSRGQAEWSPILLLVPLVLGLDKVNPRYLPLLAATFTFPQSIGILGGRPGASTYLIGVQDDKVFYLDPHEVQQAVNITKDNLEADTSSYHCSVIRQIPLESIDPSLAIGFYCQDKGDFDDFCSRATELTEKSDGAPLFTVTHTRDSPRSSSISGAQEADSFDVPDDTEGTAQDDWQLL, encoded by the exons ATGAAGAATACACCCGACGGGACAGATTCAAGTTCAACTGATTCCCCAAATAGAATTTGTGCTTTCATCTGTTCTGAGGCAGGACCAAGCAACCACAGATCTTTAAAGTCCTCTTTGTGGTCAGGATTCTTGGTATCTGCCTTTTCAGTTTTTAATACTCATAGTGAGTCTAGGGATTTCCAGAAGAAGAACCAACAAATCAGTACCAGAGGTCATGGTTGGACTGCAGCTGTGAAGAGAGTTATAAACTCTGGTTCAATGAGGAGGATTCAGGAGCGGGTTTTGGGGTGCAAGACTATTTCTAACTCCTTGAGTGATATATGGCTTCTAGGAGTTTgctataaaatttgtttggaaGATCCATCTCAAGAACCAGTTAATACCATTGGATATGCTACATTTTCTGAAGATTTTTCTTCACGAATCTTGATGACATACCGCAAAG GTTTTGCGCCTATTGGCGATTCAAAATATACAAGTGATGTAAATTGGGGATGCATGGTTCGAAGTAGTCAGATGCTTGTTGCTCAG GCATTGGTAATGAATCGACTAGGCAGATCTTGGAGGAAGCCTTTGCACCAG CCTTTTGATCGACATTATATCGAATTAATACACATGTTTGGTGATTCTGAGGATTCACCTTTCTCCATTCATAATCTTCTTAAATCTGGTGAGGGGTATGCGCTTGCTCCAGGATCATGGGTGGGCCCATATGCCATGTGTCGCACCTGGGAGACTCTTGCACGTCGCAAGTTAGAGGAAAATCAAGCAGATAAATCAATTCCAATGGCCATATATGTTGTCTCTGGAGATGAAGATGGTGAACGTGGCGGAGCTCCAGTTCTTTGCATTGAAGATGCCTTAAGAAATTGTTCTGAATTTTCAAGAGGCCAAGCTGAGTGGTCACCTATCCTCTTACTGGTTCCTTTGGTTCTAGGTCTTGACAAAGTAAATCCTAG GTACCTACCATTGCTGGCTGCCACATTCACCTTTCCCCAGAGCATTGGCATTTTGGGGGGTAGGCCTGGTGCTTCAACGTATCTAATTGGCGTGCAAGATGATAAAGTATTTTATCTTGATCCCCATGAAGTTCAACAG GCAGTTAACATAACTAAAGATAATCTGGAGGCTGATACCTCATCGTATCACTGCAG TGTTATACGGCAAATTCCTCTTGAATCCATCGACCCATCACTGGCCATTGGGTTTTATTGCCAAGACAAAG gtgattttgatgatttttgttCACGGGCAACTGAGCTGACAGAAAAATCAGATGGTGCTCCACTATTCACAGTAACTCATACTCGTGATTCACCAAGGTCGAGCAGCATCAGTGGGGCTCAGGAGGCTGATTCCTTCGATGTACCTGATGATACTGAAGGCACTGCACAAGATGATTGGCAGCTTCTTTGA
- the LOC122611240 gene encoding protein TIFY 6B-like isoform X5, with amino-acid sequence MERDFMGLNSKDSAVMVKQEAVEVCKEPDGFEASKNRQAAEIQTIGVGRQGGTHYSMANYPVQQSPYSMQLINDAKQAIPITMSNPFFRTQFGGAPIKQHGVSIPSIGSFLAGTTEPWYSTKTTSAPAQLTIFYGGMVNVYDDISPEKAQAIMFLAGNGVSSSTPQPRIQTLVTVSQPINAQPCSAMSSPISVSSHPVGQPNGGPPNKDDAAKAAGGSVTPVSKVDTPRVINSLEQVMHSAVPQARKASLARFLEKRKERAMASAPYNATKDLIASAGPSSMNAVAAGEH; translated from the exons ATGGAAAGGGATTTCATGGGATTGAATTCTAAAGATTCAGCTGTTATGGTCAAACAAGAAGCGGTTGAAGTGTGCAAAGAACCAg ATGGTTTTGAAGCCTCAAAAAATCGCCAAGCTGCTGAAATTCAG ACCATTGGTGTTGGCAGACAAGGTGGTACTCATTATTCAATGGCAAATTATCCTGTCCAACAGAGCCCGTATTCCATGCAACTTATTAATGATGCTAAGCAAGCGATTCCTATTACCATGAGCAATCCTTTCTTCAGGACTCAATTTGGTGGTGCACCTATTAAGCAACATGGAGTTTCCATTCCATCTATTGGTTCCTTTCTTGCTGGAACCACTGAACCATG GTACAGTACCAAGACTACTAGTGCTCCTGCTCAACTAACCATCTTTTATGGGGGAATGGTGAATGTCTATGATGATATCTCTCCCGAAAAG GCTCAAGCTATCATGTTCTTGGCTGGAAATGGGGTGTCCTCAAGCACGCCTCAACCTAGGATTCAAACTTTGGTGACAGTGAGTCAACCAATTAATGCACAACCCTGCTCAGCAATGTCAAGTCCAATATCTGTGTCTTCACACCCTGTTGGTCAACCGAACGGTGGACCTCCTAACAAAGATGATGCTGCTAAAGCAGCAGGAGGCTCGGTGACTCCAGTTAGCAAAGTGGATACTCCAAGAGTTATAAATTCACTTGAACAAGTGATGCACTCAG CTGTTCCCCAAGCACGCAAAGCATCCTTGGCTCGGTTTCTTGAGAAGCGCAAAGAAAG GGCAATGGCATCGGCTCCTTACAACGCCACCAAGGACTTAATTGCAAGTGCTGGACCTAGCAGTATGAACGCTGTAGCAGCGGGCGAGCATTAG
- the LOC122611240 gene encoding protein TIFY 6B-like isoform X4 gives MERDFMGLNSKDSAVMVKQEAVEVCKEPDGFEASKNRQAAEIQKTIGVGRQGGTHYSMANYPVQQSPYSMQLINDAKQAIPITMSNPFFRTQFGGAPIKQHGVSIPSIGSFLAGTTEPWYSTKTTSAPAQLTIFYGGMVNVYDDISPEKAQAIMFLAGNGVSSSTPQPRIQTLVTVSQPINAQPCSAMSSPISVSSHPVGQPNGGPPNKDDAAKAAGGSVTPVSKVDTPRVINSLEQVMHSAVPQARKASLARFLEKRKERAMASAPYNATKDLIASAGPSSMNAVAAGEH, from the exons ATGGAAAGGGATTTCATGGGATTGAATTCTAAAGATTCAGCTGTTATGGTCAAACAAGAAGCGGTTGAAGTGTGCAAAGAACCAg ATGGTTTTGAAGCCTCAAAAAATCGCCAAGCTGCTGAAATTCAG aAGACCATTGGTGTTGGCAGACAAGGTGGTACTCATTATTCAATGGCAAATTATCCTGTCCAACAGAGCCCGTATTCCATGCAACTTATTAATGATGCTAAGCAAGCGATTCCTATTACCATGAGCAATCCTTTCTTCAGGACTCAATTTGGTGGTGCACCTATTAAGCAACATGGAGTTTCCATTCCATCTATTGGTTCCTTTCTTGCTGGAACCACTGAACCATG GTACAGTACCAAGACTACTAGTGCTCCTGCTCAACTAACCATCTTTTATGGGGGAATGGTGAATGTCTATGATGATATCTCTCCCGAAAAG GCTCAAGCTATCATGTTCTTGGCTGGAAATGGGGTGTCCTCAAGCACGCCTCAACCTAGGATTCAAACTTTGGTGACAGTGAGTCAACCAATTAATGCACAACCCTGCTCAGCAATGTCAAGTCCAATATCTGTGTCTTCACACCCTGTTGGTCAACCGAACGGTGGACCTCCTAACAAAGATGATGCTGCTAAAGCAGCAGGAGGCTCGGTGACTCCAGTTAGCAAAGTGGATACTCCAAGAGTTATAAATTCACTTGAACAAGTGATGCACTCAG CTGTTCCCCAAGCACGCAAAGCATCCTTGGCTCGGTTTCTTGAGAAGCGCAAAGAAAG GGCAATGGCATCGGCTCCTTACAACGCCACCAAGGACTTAATTGCAAGTGCTGGACCTAGCAGTATGAACGCTGTAGCAGCGGGCGAGCATTAG
- the LOC122611240 gene encoding protein TIFY 6B-like isoform X2, producing MERDFMGLNSKDSAVMVKQEAVEVCKEPVFLKSSAIHWPLSNGFEASKNRQAAEIQTIGVGRQGGTHYSMANYPVQQSPYSMQLINDAKQAIPITMSNPFFRTQFGGAPIKQHGVSIPSIGSFLAGTTEPWYSTKTTSAPAQLTIFYGGMVNVYDDISPEKAQAIMFLAGNGVSSSTPQPRIQTLVTVSQPINAQPCSAMSSPISVSSHPVGQPNGGPPNKDDAAKAAGGSVTPVSKVDTPRVINSLEQVMHSAVPQARKASLARFLEKRKERAMASAPYNATKDLIASAGPSSMNAVAAGEH from the exons ATGGAAAGGGATTTCATGGGATTGAATTCTAAAGATTCAGCTGTTATGGTCAAACAAGAAGCGGTTGAAGTGTGCAAAGAACCAg TGTTTTTAAAGAGCTCTGCAATTCACTGGCCTTTATCCA ATGGTTTTGAAGCCTCAAAAAATCGCCAAGCTGCTGAAATTCAG ACCATTGGTGTTGGCAGACAAGGTGGTACTCATTATTCAATGGCAAATTATCCTGTCCAACAGAGCCCGTATTCCATGCAACTTATTAATGATGCTAAGCAAGCGATTCCTATTACCATGAGCAATCCTTTCTTCAGGACTCAATTTGGTGGTGCACCTATTAAGCAACATGGAGTTTCCATTCCATCTATTGGTTCCTTTCTTGCTGGAACCACTGAACCATG GTACAGTACCAAGACTACTAGTGCTCCTGCTCAACTAACCATCTTTTATGGGGGAATGGTGAATGTCTATGATGATATCTCTCCCGAAAAG GCTCAAGCTATCATGTTCTTGGCTGGAAATGGGGTGTCCTCAAGCACGCCTCAACCTAGGATTCAAACTTTGGTGACAGTGAGTCAACCAATTAATGCACAACCCTGCTCAGCAATGTCAAGTCCAATATCTGTGTCTTCACACCCTGTTGGTCAACCGAACGGTGGACCTCCTAACAAAGATGATGCTGCTAAAGCAGCAGGAGGCTCGGTGACTCCAGTTAGCAAAGTGGATACTCCAAGAGTTATAAATTCACTTGAACAAGTGATGCACTCAG CTGTTCCCCAAGCACGCAAAGCATCCTTGGCTCGGTTTCTTGAGAAGCGCAAAGAAAG GGCAATGGCATCGGCTCCTTACAACGCCACCAAGGACTTAATTGCAAGTGCTGGACCTAGCAGTATGAACGCTGTAGCAGCGGGCGAGCATTAG
- the LOC122611240 gene encoding protein TIFY 6B-like isoform X3: protein MERDFMGLNSKDSAVMVKQEAVEVCKEPVFLKSSAIHWPLSNGFEASKNRQAAEIQKTIGVGRQGGTHYSMANYPVQQSPYSMQLINDAKQAIPITMSNPFFRTQFGGAPIKQHGVSIPSIGSFLAGTTEPCTKTTSAPAQLTIFYGGMVNVYDDISPEKAQAIMFLAGNGVSSSTPQPRIQTLVTVSQPINAQPCSAMSSPISVSSHPVGQPNGGPPNKDDAAKAAGGSVTPVSKVDTPRVINSLEQVMHSAVPQARKASLARFLEKRKERAMASAPYNATKDLIASAGPSSMNAVAAGEH from the exons ATGGAAAGGGATTTCATGGGATTGAATTCTAAAGATTCAGCTGTTATGGTCAAACAAGAAGCGGTTGAAGTGTGCAAAGAACCAg TGTTTTTAAAGAGCTCTGCAATTCACTGGCCTTTATCCA ATGGTTTTGAAGCCTCAAAAAATCGCCAAGCTGCTGAAATTCAG aAGACCATTGGTGTTGGCAGACAAGGTGGTACTCATTATTCAATGGCAAATTATCCTGTCCAACAGAGCCCGTATTCCATGCAACTTATTAATGATGCTAAGCAAGCGATTCCTATTACCATGAGCAATCCTTTCTTCAGGACTCAATTTGGTGGTGCACCTATTAAGCAACATGGAGTTTCCATTCCATCTATTGGTTCCTTTCTTGCTGGAACCACTGAACCATG TACCAAGACTACTAGTGCTCCTGCTCAACTAACCATCTTTTATGGGGGAATGGTGAATGTCTATGATGATATCTCTCCCGAAAAG GCTCAAGCTATCATGTTCTTGGCTGGAAATGGGGTGTCCTCAAGCACGCCTCAACCTAGGATTCAAACTTTGGTGACAGTGAGTCAACCAATTAATGCACAACCCTGCTCAGCAATGTCAAGTCCAATATCTGTGTCTTCACACCCTGTTGGTCAACCGAACGGTGGACCTCCTAACAAAGATGATGCTGCTAAAGCAGCAGGAGGCTCGGTGACTCCAGTTAGCAAAGTGGATACTCCAAGAGTTATAAATTCACTTGAACAAGTGATGCACTCAG CTGTTCCCCAAGCACGCAAAGCATCCTTGGCTCGGTTTCTTGAGAAGCGCAAAGAAAG GGCAATGGCATCGGCTCCTTACAACGCCACCAAGGACTTAATTGCAAGTGCTGGACCTAGCAGTATGAACGCTGTAGCAGCGGGCGAGCATTAG
- the LOC122611240 gene encoding protein TIFY 6B-like isoform X1 → MERDFMGLNSKDSAVMVKQEAVEVCKEPVFLKSSAIHWPLSNGFEASKNRQAAEIQKTIGVGRQGGTHYSMANYPVQQSPYSMQLINDAKQAIPITMSNPFFRTQFGGAPIKQHGVSIPSIGSFLAGTTEPWYSTKTTSAPAQLTIFYGGMVNVYDDISPEKAQAIMFLAGNGVSSSTPQPRIQTLVTVSQPINAQPCSAMSSPISVSSHPVGQPNGGPPNKDDAAKAAGGSVTPVSKVDTPRVINSLEQVMHSAVPQARKASLARFLEKRKERAMASAPYNATKDLIASAGPSSMNAVAAGEH, encoded by the exons ATGGAAAGGGATTTCATGGGATTGAATTCTAAAGATTCAGCTGTTATGGTCAAACAAGAAGCGGTTGAAGTGTGCAAAGAACCAg TGTTTTTAAAGAGCTCTGCAATTCACTGGCCTTTATCCA ATGGTTTTGAAGCCTCAAAAAATCGCCAAGCTGCTGAAATTCAG aAGACCATTGGTGTTGGCAGACAAGGTGGTACTCATTATTCAATGGCAAATTATCCTGTCCAACAGAGCCCGTATTCCATGCAACTTATTAATGATGCTAAGCAAGCGATTCCTATTACCATGAGCAATCCTTTCTTCAGGACTCAATTTGGTGGTGCACCTATTAAGCAACATGGAGTTTCCATTCCATCTATTGGTTCCTTTCTTGCTGGAACCACTGAACCATG GTACAGTACCAAGACTACTAGTGCTCCTGCTCAACTAACCATCTTTTATGGGGGAATGGTGAATGTCTATGATGATATCTCTCCCGAAAAG GCTCAAGCTATCATGTTCTTGGCTGGAAATGGGGTGTCCTCAAGCACGCCTCAACCTAGGATTCAAACTTTGGTGACAGTGAGTCAACCAATTAATGCACAACCCTGCTCAGCAATGTCAAGTCCAATATCTGTGTCTTCACACCCTGTTGGTCAACCGAACGGTGGACCTCCTAACAAAGATGATGCTGCTAAAGCAGCAGGAGGCTCGGTGACTCCAGTTAGCAAAGTGGATACTCCAAGAGTTATAAATTCACTTGAACAAGTGATGCACTCAG CTGTTCCCCAAGCACGCAAAGCATCCTTGGCTCGGTTTCTTGAGAAGCGCAAAGAAAG GGCAATGGCATCGGCTCCTTACAACGCCACCAAGGACTTAATTGCAAGTGCTGGACCTAGCAGTATGAACGCTGTAGCAGCGGGCGAGCATTAG